The Plasmodium gaboni strain SY75 chromosome 9, whole genome shotgun sequence DNA segment ttaaatttattaatttatatacttATACATATCcttaaatttatttattatttattttgtgtattaattattatatatatatataaataaataatataatttgtctttataattataacaaaatttacattttcgtattaatttgtatattttattatttttttaatatatataatgtatatataattatttattcatttattttattcatattatacttaataaaagtattatattatttattatatttgtattacCCATTTATGATACTATTTTgaattaattaaaaaaaaaagaaacaaacaaggaattaattaattaaagtattgattgatatatatatatatatatatatatatattttactaTGTATTATTCTGTAAATATTTccttttcatttattttattaaataatataatttaatattatacacatatatataatatatatatatatgtgtatttttttttattttttttttttaatgcatacttatattttgtttgtattttattttaattatttattattattacacacatataataaaaaaatacgtgtattttttaacgataccaaaaaaaaaaaaaaaaatgataaataaataataataaaaataaagacaatttttagaatatatatataatatatttatgtgtattaatctttttattttatatatcttttacgtagtcataatataaaataaaaagaacttatatacatataatagTAAATGTAACTAGCTATATTCTacatgaaaaaaaaaaaaaaaaaaaaaaagataaaaaaaaagtgtatattataaaacaagaaaaaattaaaatattacaaaataatattattccgagtatatttttatttttatttgtaatttattaatttgtttatgttttttttttcttttttatattatattattttatatttttacagatatctttaaaaaaatggtAACGTAcaatttacatataaaacattaaccatttatatgtaataagtgtattataatttacatattatatttataagtcataatatatttttattattaattagctaatatatatattatatatataagtcataatatatttttattattaattagctaatatatatattatatatatatatatatatatatatatatattatatatatatatatatatatatatacatatttttatatttatatttatttatttatatatttttatatatgatgtACGAATTAAGCAATAAATACATGATTGATGTGAAAAGATGTATAAAAGTATATAGAACATGTCTTATTTTACATGTCATTCTAGCCATATTACAATTGTTGACCCCAAGACCATTTNNNNNNNNNNNNNNNNNNNNNNNNNNNNNNNTCAAATGTATAggtaaaaataaatttcaGTGGTTAGATCCTCAACATTATTggaaaataattaatatgGACAATATATTTCTTGAATTTTTATCAACGTCATTACACTATATGATTGAAGATAAAGAAGGTGATGAAGAATCACCTcaaaatatacaaaagaaatatgaatatattaaaaacttttttaaattattacCAATACAAAGAAAAACATTTGCATGGAAAATTTATATCGAACTATTTATAATTGTTATaggaatatttttatattttattggATCATATACTAGTTGGCAGTTATATAAGTATTctttaaattataatcataatgATCTTATATTTCCTAATTATCATTATGGTACTTTTCAcgatgaaaataataaaaacaacCCTTCACCACAAAGTGATTTTATACCTTTCATTGGACAGCCTTACAGAATATCTGACTTTctagaaaaaaattaaatatctcaaaaaaaaaaaaaaaaaaaaaaaatcaaacacaacaaatatatacatatatatatgtatattttttttttgttttggcttatcttattatataaatatatgtgtaGCATTTATGTTACATATATTACatgttttttatatatattcttattttatagaaaaaatatatatatatatatatatatataaatatataatatatatatgtaaatttttataacatttataggatttttttaaatgtattatatataaagacacattttattaatttgaaattatatttaatcttttgattatattataatattttttttttgttttcatcatttatttattaatttattaatttattattattttattattatttttttttttttttattttactttttctttttttttatattaaaaattaaaaacGCATAAAAAATTCTATCCCATTTGgatattataataatatacttatgtgtaagtatatttttcctttttcttttattttttcacatagaacattaaataatattacttttaaaaattggagatatatataatatttttcatttcttccattacatatatatatatatatatatatatatatatatatatatatatatataattgtaaGTCGTAATATTTCTTTCCTTTAATTCAATTAAGTATagtaaagaaaaaataaagaaaaaaagacattcaattatacatatgtaGGTAATTATAAACTTATACATAATGAAAATTTCTTAAGTGTCtattttctaatttttttttatatatatgttttctttttgatattttcaaatgatatattaataaaaaaaatagtacGAAATATCACATATTTTATCAATTCgtaattaatttattaacatctctataatatatatatatatataatcgGTGTTATTATTAAAGTTTCAAAAAGAATCATGTTTTCTTCCAATTATCCTAATATTTTCTACGCCTATAtagtaaatataaaaaatttacgATAATGGGGTCATAAGATTTTATATTTAGAtctaataaatattattttatttttttttattttatttttttcatttgtaataattattcattttgtagatcaaaataaataaattgaaatttatattttattgtttatttatattattttaaattcatataatattaatttacATTAATTAAACTTTCTCTGttttatcaaaataaagaaaaaagaaaaaaaaaaaaaaaattatggAGAAGGATGTTGTAGATGAACCCATTAGTTTAAAATTTTGTTATGGGattaataattcattaaGTAGCGTACACATTATAGAAAGAACAAACAATAATAAAGAAGACAAGAAGAATGTTGAAAATATCAAAAGGGATGATAGTAGTAAGAGAGATGACCATGCgtatgatgaaaatatatacccatttaataataacgataaaagaaacaatcctaaacatataatttacaGCTCAGATAACAACATAGTTTTGTTAGATggaaaaaaacaaatattatttagAGGACActttaataaaatttcaAACGTTATAAAaagttataataatgaatacATCCTTTCATGTGATAAGGGATTGAATTctttcataatattatggAGGGTAAATGACACTTCCTTTTTAGATccaataaaaaaattttattataacagtgaagaaaatgaaaaaaatggaagacatatatatttcaataaaaagaaaaatcAAGATGAATgtgatataaataaattaaatgataGTACGATAGAAGATATTACCGATGATGGTGATGCCATAAATGATAATGTAGGATATGAATGTATAGATATAAGTTATGataatagatatatatgtgcATTAACAGAAGaaagaatatatatcaaatcAAATACAAATTATGAGGATGAAACGGGagaaaaaggaaaaaataaaaataaaactaaagattgtatattaattaaacaaaataaaggaaataaaaaaaataatatttattatcaatatattataattttcgATATAAATTCGATAGATCATCCTATTGTATGTActgataaaatatatggaaaagataaacaaacaaaaattagatttaataaaaaatatgaaataatttCTAATAGTTCATctaaattatatatatacaattttcaaaagaaaaatagACAAATAAGTCATTATAGTCCctcattatataaaagtaataaaattaatgaaCAATTCATTTTTACAGACACATGTTTTGTTGACAATACAACAACATTATTAACAGGTACTACAAATGGATACATAATCGTTTGGGATTATAgttctatatttataaataaaacaaaacataatattaaaCAAAGGGAATATCAAAAATTTTTAGAAATCCAGAAAAATGTATCCATAAATATTCTTCATAGTTATGGAGATTTTATAATTCTTGGATTAAGTGATGGTAGTGTTAAAGTATTTgataaagaattaaaatGTTATGCTTGGTTTGAAAATAATCAAGTAGGATCTATTAAATCCATATCCTTTCAACTATGTGATTTTGAAAAAGATTTCTTTTTATGGAAACctttcattatattttcagataaaaatattattaaaaaaatttatcCAAATAGTTTtaataatcaaaataatacTACAAAAGAAGAtcaaaatttattatataggACAAATCATGATTCTAAGAATGTTCATACAAACTCATTTAATGATTCTCTCCctgaaaaatataacaaaaacAAGGACAAATTGTTCATAAATAAGCATCATACAGACAAAGAAAAATcaaatacaaatataaatataaatacaaatgaCAGTCAGGTATTTTCTGAAGTAAGTAAGGAATCTAccaatataaataaaagtaagaaggataataaaacatatatgAATACTCAAGAGACAAAccaaatatattatattccATCTAATCAAATGAATAATACACCTACTAACGAAATAGTTTTACATTTTAACAGCTCAAGTATAAGTTGTATTTGTGTTAATCCAATTAAcaatgataatataatatatataggaaATGAAAATGGATTAATTGAGATATTTGATTTTGAGAAGAATGAAAAAGTACATAgcatatatttaaaagagAAAGAAATTGTATCTATGATTTTTACTAATAATGGTAAAATTTTGTGTGTAGGGTGTAAATGTGGATTTgttcatttaataaattcaATTACAtttgaaattttttttaatagtAAAGATATGAAGTAcgaaataaaatatttatattttagTGAGGATGACAAGATATTCCTTTCTTCTGCAATACATgcaaatattataatatataaaaatgatagtgaagatatatatgactggaaatatacatataaaattagtaacaaaaataataataataatataacatttaaTGACTTACATATAGTAAAAAAATCACCTACTGAAaatctatataatattgtaggaataacaaataatcgttatatcatttttcattattacAACTTCAAAGATAATACAgtaaatatttcttatatgAATATCGAACAAATTTATGTACCAACTTGTATATCAGgaaatttatatttttataatagaaacattatatgtatatgtaaTGATGGATCTAAACTTAGATATATGGATTtagaaacaaaaaaaataataaaaactATACATCTACcatttaaagaaaaaaaagttcAAAAAATGCTACCACTTGTGATGAATcaagataaatataataacgATAATACTTTTAATAAAGACAATGGagataataatacaataaaatataaaaatcattttgataaaaaaaatattttcttatttgtattaaatgaaaaaatgaTTGTATTTACACAAACACCAATAGATGCAAATTGCTTGAGATATATCGGAGGAATTATATGTAGtggaaatataaaagatgttatatctaaaaataataatatttttatattaagtaaaaataaaatattctaTTATCAAATTCATACAagtatattaaaaaatagtatagatattcaaaataatagTTTACAAACTTTTATTGAACAAATTGGAGGTACAAAAAGTCCTATGTATAATCAAATAATGGACTCATTCTATTATTGTgaaattcaaaaaaataaatatgaaaagaaaaaagagaaatataatataaaaaagttgctaaatattttatctatagaatatatatttgcTTCTATAAATATCTTCTTATCTAAATTTgaaatacaaaatataatacaagagtatcatttttattataaatacgtcataaatttattaaagCAAAAAAAGGATTCAATAAATCATGTAATTCATATACAAGATGGTCAACTTATTAATTATAAGACAGACAATGATATACTGCTCAATAATATGTACTTTTTGCAAACAAACCACACAAAAGgtaaaacaaaatataaaataaaatgaaatagtaataatacatatgcaataatatatatatatatatatatttatttatttattcatttcCTTTTTAGACATGTCTGGACTAAATAACTCAAATTCTGAACAACACATTTTAGCTCAAAACTCCATGTCgaaaaatttaaaaaaaaaagacagtgatttatatacaaaaaatataaaccAAACTAATCATAACAACAATACGAACGAAAACCAAGAGGACTTTAAAAATACAGATATTACTAAAGAGTgtgaaaatatatatttcaatatCAATGcctttatttatacatattttaattatataacGGAAGAAAATACAGATACTGACGAAATTGTTgaagatattataaattattacaaaaatgaaaataaaaaagcAAAATTATCATTCAATGATCttctaaatatattaaataacAATGGAGAAATTATGGATCAAATGGAgtttaaaagaatatttcaaatttttacaaaaaaagaTGAATCATTTGATGAAAATGAGTTCTTAAATATggatatattaaaagaaatgCTAGAATgaataaacaaaatatatacaaaaaaaatacatatatatatatatatatatatatatatatatataaaataccTGTAATTACTAAATTTCCCTTTTTCATAATTCTGCTTTGTTATCCCTTGGTATTTCTATATCTGTAGTAAAATCATACTCAATTGTTGGTATGACCCCagatataaattttaaCAAGAACAAGAGATACAAATCATGCCTAAAAAGGAATACATACATTTACACATTTattctctttttttattcattttgttatacacacaaaaaatatatatttttatttttatttttattttttcattatcacatttttgttatattatttgtttattacCTTGGTTCTTTTTCTTCACTTATCCAATTATTTACAACATTCAGAATTGCCTCTGCGTGCcttaaaaattaaaaagcattaaaaataattataatcaaagaaagtaaaaaaaaaaaaaaaaaaattacttGTACATttaaggaaaaaaaataacatatatttcttaattACTTGCATGGATGTATAGATGCTGTCATAACACCAGTACATGGATGAGGATCATActaaattaaaaaaaaataataaataaaataaaataaaataattattttttgatatattgTTCTATAAGTAAGATACTAGcaaaataaaatcatataacataataagaaatacaatattatttttatcctAACCGTGACTGTTTTATAACTATAATCTGATAATATGTCCTCAAAAATCTCCTCTGATTTTAAAGGATCTCCGTTCtatattaaaacaaaaaaaaattatatattataaaaaattgtgtataaataaatacatatatatatatatatatatatatacataccTCATTATATCCAAAGAGCCATATTCTAGGTGtttgataatatttatcGTACGTTATACTAATATCATACGTACGTATTTTCATAAgatctatatatatatatataataataataatataaaatttttgaACAAATgaaacatattatataaatctattacatatttaaacaaataaggtttttattttttatatatcaaattattatagtaaatttatttttaaaagtatTACTATCATGCAATATATTCTTTGAGTAACAACTTGTACTATTAATTGATGCAGGATCATGTTCctatgaaaataaaatatattaatatgtaaataaataaaaaatatatatatatatatataattaagtcatatatcattatactatatttatatttcattatatttcttatatatttattttacaGTAATAAGGTTATTTTccatataaaaattattaatatcaaTTGCTTCATCGCAATTATCGTCTTCTTCTTCCTcttcataattataaacctgttaatttttatatgaaataagaatatatatatattatatgtcataaatgaaatttttttttttttttcttttgtacatttttttcattcatTGTGTAGGTATTATTAGGTAAATctaccaaaaaaaaaaaaaaaaaaaaaaaaaattaattatattataaaaatgtattaattttaatatttaatgtattaattcaaaatatattttgatgaaattatacacatatattCTTCTAATATTGTGAacaatttaatatataaatttttctttttattattacattcatatatatctGTGGGATTGTTATCTTCTTCATAACTTGGGAGTAACCATTCATTATCCACAATTTTCtatttaagaaaaaaaaaaaaaaaatagtaataaattaaacataaataaatgcacacatacacacatatatatatatcttgTTGTATTACCAAATCGTGGACTATATTTTTTAGGTCTTTTATTCGCTGTTTACATGGAACATTTTTTGTAATTAAAAATTGTTTGTCTTGTGGTAAATATGGTACTACCCTATCTTTATCGGCTTCTTGCctaaaaaaataaggaataatttatatatggATATACAGTTAAATGCGTTAAATTCTTTCACAACGACATAAGATTTTGTTCCTATAATATTATTCCcatatgtatttatattttattaatttgtttttgtttttgtttttctttttgtttttctttttcatctttctttttttttttttttatttttttaccATTCCCAtgttttaaatttatacaCTAAAAAATCTCCAGAATCAACGAATTCTGAGGGGGTTAAGGTACctaaattataaataaagtTGATTATAAGTgattatcttttatttattaaaataattttgtttttatattataaatactTAATTTAAGTTATAAATGGTTACAATCATATACATTCGATAATTTACaacattataataaataaacatacatacatacatacatatatatatatatatatatatatatatatatatatatatatattattagaaaataatatatttattttttatataattataccatttttaataaaagtagatgtattattaactgttttaaaatatgaatatagCTTTCGACAAGTATCTCctattttatattttacatttatttgATCACTCATTTTATAATTGAAAACAATgaaacttttttttttttttctttattatatgtgaatataaaattataataatatataataagaaattaaatatatatatatatatatatacatatatgtcagaccattttttatttagtgcaaaatatacacatgtttaattatatttcattatatgtatatatatatatatattactttaATTAACAAATTAATGGTGGGCTAAACATTAATATTTGAACAACCCGtttacattttataattaatattttatttttacacaataaaaaaaaaaaaaaaaaaaaaatgtacataaatatttatatatcaatattgctataataatacaaaaaaataaaaaaaaagacgTCAACTttgtataaaaattaaaattaaaatttttttaaagtatgaaccatttaaaatattccTCCTTTTTTAAGactaataaaaaaaaaatttgagTAAGTGaattatacataaattgaaaagtttaatatttaaaagaataaattattttgtatatataaatcatttatatatttttttattttatttttataattaaatttgTATCGTAATATATAGgttgaaaaatatttaaaatgttACCTTAGcaaaatttattttctgTTCAATTTTAGTTTcgtataatataaatttcacaaaaaaaaaaaaaaaaaaaaaaataataaaacatatatataataatattttattatgtatattatttattttattattttctttttataatataatattttatttatattgtattattttttcttcctttttaatatatttataacagaaaattttttttattatttaaaaaacatGAAATTTCCCTTTTACtagtattattatcttattttttatgtatttgttgagtattattattattactttttttttataagcCCATACATACgtaataattttattatatattattaatgtatatataatatattttatgtataaatattgaccttatataaaatatatatataatattttacttactaatattatatatatttataattattttttttaatggtgaattccattttttcatatattataattacaaatttacctataaataaaaatagaagaaaaaaaaaaaaaaaaaatagccacatatattataatttatatattaaattttagaataaaaatttcatttataatatattttaatatatatatatattatcatttttatatttatatataaatatatatttataatattatatatcattttatttatgcttttaaataatttacataataaaaaaaaaaaagtatgttacattttaatttgtaaaatggtaaaaaacataaatgatccataattttaaaataatattttaaacctttctatttatattatattataatatatatataagagAAATTGAAAGAAATGAAAAGGATTGTTATGaagaaaatttataaaaatattattatataaaaaaaatagaacCTTTAAAGCTCAGTATATTTTCctatataaaagatatatccaaatatatatatatatatatatatatatatatattatatattcaacTACGAAAgtttaaatataattattacatatttttatagctattttaattatataaatttgaaataatttttattttataaaaaaaagagagGAAAGCATTTTTATACGAgttcatttaatttattacCCTTCAGAAAAGCAGatacatttaaaaataaaatttatgtaaatattataactTTGACTTTAGCaattcataatattataatataaccAAATGAATGCACATAAAAAGTAATGATTGGAAGAAAAAAGATGTAGAgtgtaatataatatttccGATTCTGAGTTTATaagtttatatataagaacAATTATGTGAACaattaatgaaaaatatatatatatatatatatattttatttcatttttgttcatatataattttttttttttttttgttttacCATTATGGTgtattttaataaattataaaattttttttttttttttttttcttttttgaCAACCAAgatttaatattttttgtatgtctgaatattataaattttttccccctattttatatttgaaCATTTTTAACTGACTTAATTCTTAAATTctgtatatatatatatatatatttatatgtacatataatatatattttttcttttttttttaaaagaaaaaagatTTGACATGAAACAgaacaaaattaaaattgaaatgtaacttataaaaaaaattaaaggaaataataatatgaaaaaagaacatataaatatatataaatatatctttatgtatatttatttatttattttatcttaAAATGTAcatagaaaaaaaaaaaaaaaaaagtatgagcaatggaaaatatttcaaaagAGAATGTTAATGTGAACgaaagtaataataaaaaaaggaaacAAAATGTAGAtcgaaaaaaaaatacaattaATGATGAGATGATAAACACGCCCACAGATATATCTATGTCtgatgaaaattataaacataatgaattaaaaaaaaggacaaaaaaaaaaagtaaaatatCAGATGCAGGAAATATGGAATTTTCtgaagaaaataatgagGAAAATAGTAGTTTATCATTAAAACATCAATTAAAGAATGGTGATAATTCAGATGGTGttgaatattataattctagtaataataatgaatacgatgaaaaacatatagatatatcaaataattacaataaaacaaaagatgacacaaataataatgtaatacttaataataatgataataataataatttgaataGTATCTTCCCTGAAGATAACAGTGATGACAATAAAagtataaatatttgtGAAGATGGTAATATGAATAGaaataatgaaattataaagaaaaaaaataataaagaaattatatcggaattaaaaaatactCTTAATATTGTTGAAAATTCAAATACACAACATAATATTGAAGGTTTAAACAAAGAAGAAATTAATATGCTTGATTCATGGTATTTTGCTAATAAGATGAAAATTATTCCATACTTATTTGACGACAAACctatacatataaatttattgaattcattatatatgttacatccatattttaaaaataataagtcaaaaattataatatatttaagatttgtaaaaaataaatatcaaaatattataaagaagaataatgaaaaatataacaatgAAACAAAAGAAATCGAATGTAAAGCAATCATCTTAAAGatattagaaaataaaattgaaaatTTTAAAGATATTCAATATATGGATAAAGTTATTACGTTaatacaaaatgaaaa contains these protein-coding regions:
- a CDS encoding hypothetical protein (conserved Plasmodium protein, unknown function) yields the protein MMYELSNKYMIDVKRCIKVYRTCLILHVILAILQLLTPRPFXXXXXXXXXXXKCIGKNKFQWLDPQHYWKIINMDNIFLEFLSTSLHYMIEDKEGDEESPQNIQKKYEYIKNFFKLLPIQRKTFAWKIYIELFIIVIGIFLYFIGSYTSWQLYKYSLNYNHNDLIFPNYHYGTFHDENNKNNPSPQSDFIPFIGQPYRISDFLEKN
- a CDS encoding hypothetical protein (conserved Plasmodium protein, unknown function); translated protein: MEKDVVDEPISLKFCYGINNSLSSVHIIERTNNNKEDKKNVENIKRDDSSKRDDHAYDENIYPFNNNDKRNNPKHIIYSSDNNIVLLDGKKQILFRGHFNKISNVIKSYNNEYILSCDKGLNSFIILWRVNDTSFLDPIKKFYYNSEENEKNGRHIYFNKKKNQDECDINKLNDSTIEDITDDGDAINDNVGYECIDISYDNRYICALTEERIYIKSNTNYEDETGEKGKNKNKTKDCILIKQNKGNKKNNIYYQYIIIFDINSIDHPIVCTDKIYGKDKQTKIRFNKKYEIISNSSSKLYIYNFQKKNRQISHYSPSLYKSNKINEQFIFTDTCFVDNTTTLLTGTTNGYIIVWDYSSIFINKTKHNIKQREYQKFLEIQKNVSINILHSYGDFIILGLSDGSVKVFDKELKCYAWFENNQVGSIKSISFQLCDFEKDFFLWKPFIIFSDKNIIKKIYPNSFNNQNNTTKEDQNLLYRTNHDSKNVHTNSFNDSLPEKYNKNKDKLFINKHHTDKEKSNTNININTNDSQVFSEVSKESTNINKSKKDNKTYMNTQETNQIYYIPSNQMNNTPTNEIVLHFNSSSISCICVNPINNDNIIYIGNENGLIEIFDFEKNEKVHSIYLKEKEIVSMIFTNNGKILCVGCKCGFVHLINSITFEIFFNSKDMKYEIKYLYFSEDDKIFLSSAIHANIIIYKNDSEDIYDWKYTYKISNKNNNNNITFNDLHIVKKSPTENLYNIVGITNNRYIIFHYYNFKDNTVNISYMNIEQIYVPTCISGNLYFYNRNIICICNDGSKLRYMDLETKKIIKTIHLPFKEKKVQKMLPLVMNQDKYNNDNTFNKDNGDNNTIKYKNHFDKKNIFLFVLNEKMIVFTQTPIDANCLRYIGGIICSGNIKDVISKNNNIFILSKNKIFYYQIHTSILKNSIDIQNNSLQTFIEQIGGTKSPMYNQIMDSFYYCEIQKNKYEKKKEKYNIKKLLNILSIEYIFASINIFLSKFEIQNIIQEYHFYYKYVINLLKQKKDSINHVIHIQDGQLINYKTDNDILLNNMYFLQTNHTKDMSGLNNSNSEQHILAQNSMSKNLKKKDSDLYTKNINQTNHNNNTNENQEDFKNTDITKECENIYFNINAFIYTYFNYITEENTDTDEIVEDIINYYKNENKKAKLSFNDLLNILNNNGEIMDQMEFKRIFQIFTKKDESFDENEFLNMDILKEMLE
- a CDS encoding putative autophagy-related protein 3 (transcript variant 1; alternatively spliced), translated to MSDQINVKYKIGDTCRKLYSYFKTVNNTSTFIKNGTLTPSEFVDSGDFLVYKFKTWEWQEADKDRVVPYLPQDKQFLITKNVPCKQRIKDLKNIVHDLKIVDNEWLLPSYEEDNNPTDIYEYLPNNTYTMNEKNVQKVYNYEEEEEDDNCDEAIDINNFYMENNLITEHDPASINSTSCYSKNILHDNLMKIRTYDISITYDKYYQTPRIWLFGYNENGDPLKSEEIFEDILSDYSYKTVTYDPHPCTGVMTASIHPCKHAEAILNVVNNWISEEKEPRHDLYLLFLLKFISGVIPTIEYDFTTDIEIPRDNKAEL
- a CDS encoding putative autophagy-related protein 3 (transcript variant 2; alternatively spliced), whose product is MSDQINVKYKIGDTCRKLYSYFKTVNNTSTFIKNGTLTPSEFVDSGDFLVYKFKTWEWQEADKDRVVPYLPQDKQFLITKNVPCKQRIKDLKNIVHDLKIVDNEWLLPSYEEDNNPTDIYEYLPNNTYTMNEKNVYNYEEEEEDDNCDEAIDINNFYMENNLITEHDPASINSTSCYSKNILHDNLMKIRTYDISITYDKYYQTPRIWLFGYNENGDPLKSEEIFEDILSDYSYKTVTYDPHPCTGVMTASIHPCKHAEAILNVVNNWISEEKEPRHDLYLLFLLKFISGVIPTIEYDFTTDIEIPRDNKAEL
- a CDS encoding putative autophagy-related protein 3 (transcript variant 3; alternatively spliced); protein product: MSDQINVKYKIGDTCRKLYSYFKTVNNTSTFIKNGTLTPSEFVDSGDFLVYKFKTWEWQEADKDRVVPYLPQDKQFLITKNVPCKQRIKDLKNIVHDLKIVDNEWLLPSYEEDNNPTDIYECL